The following is a genomic window from Episyrphus balteatus chromosome 1, idEpiBalt1.1, whole genome shotgun sequence.
TCTCACCTTACGGCTCATTGCTGGATATTAACAATAAGATCAGGCAGGCTACCAAGAAGGTAATGCACGAGAGTCTAGTTATGCACTTTAGTAGCCAGATTCTAAATATTATCCACTGCTTGCACAAGAGCAAAATCATTCATGCCGACATTAAGCCGGACAATTTTCTGCTGATGCGTGTGCCCAATACAGATCTCCATTATCCATCGCTGCGTCTTATTGATTTTGGTTGTGCGCTCGATATGACTTTGTTCCCAGAACGTACGCAATTCCGCAAAATCATTCAAACCGATGGATTCACTTGCATCGAGATGCAAGAAGGTCGCCCTTGGTCGTATGAAACTGACCTCTTCTGTGTTGCGGGTACAGTTCATGTGATGCTCTTTGGAGAGTACATGcagatttccaaaaaattcgAGACCTGGGATATAAAGCAGAAGCTACCGCGATATCTCAAGAAACACGTCTGGACGGATTTCTTTGGCAGCATGCTGAATATAAAAAGCCAAGATATCTTACCCAATTTATTGGATATTAAAATGCGATTTGATGAGGAAGCTATGAAGATGGACTCTGAGTTGCAGTCGCAAATTAGGACGCTATCGAATTTGCTACATCGTCGATAGTTACATATATACTTATATTTTAAGCATTCATCTCATAATTAAGAGGAagaagcaacaacaacaacaacaaaagtataatcgtatttcttttttttttcattactgtttattttaattttgcaatttatctttttttttatttctaatgcaGATTATACCTAATAacctttctttgaatttttaattattatattgaaaaaaaacaaaacacacaaaacataATCCAATTGTACGATATCTCTTTTTAAGAACTGATGACAGAGCTCCGAAGGAAGGAGTTGGaggagttattattttttttttcatttaggtaCACTCTTTAGGCAGTGTATTTTATGTTGTAAGAAAgactaaaaaattgaaattataatttttttcgaaatttaaaattaaaaaattaataaaaaaaaaaacaaataagaataaTGTGCACACAAACTtctaaagtaaacaaaaatttaaaaagataaaaaaaaactattaaaatattaattgtaAAGTGAGATGATtctatataataaaaatataaagccaaactatgtttgtatgtttgttttgaaaatgaattacTTTACAGAATTTGGAATACAACGAAAAAGGGAGAACATTTTCGACAACTTGAAAACAAATTACTTCGTTTTTCAAATTACATGCAGCAAATAGTCGTTCTGGTATATTCTCGTCATAAAGAACTAGACCTCAATGTAACTAAATGCTGATGGCGTATACAGAATGTATTCCCTAGTCGATAGACTGTTAATAAGGTATATGTTTGCTAAAGACACCAACGATTTCACTTGTAAATTAGTTGATATAAATGCgagggttttttattttttctcgaaaaaagcCTAAAAGAATCATCACTGATCACACACTGGCAAGCGGGTAGCGGtacggattttgaattttgtttaaaacagtTACGCGTATCTCTACCGCATACCTTTCCGTTGTGTTCATTCCTTCATTTTTTACTCGATTTTTTCTTCAGTAACTTACTTAAAAGgaaatcaggggtcgaattacagcatacgTTGGTTAACGTATGGTTACTATCTCTCCCTAtctttcttttaattaaatagagacagaagtagtcaaaacgttaacgtatgatcgtaatcgtgtgacTTGATTCAACCCCAGATGTACAtgcttttataatttaattttaaataattttaaaaaaatttaactgtttattacactggtcaacaaggtttttgccacaagaacaaaaatatacttttctataggtttttgatgtgctgaatctgaagtgaaaaaacttttattggcctccgtttttaaaatattaccgttagaaaatgtcaaaaaacgtcattcagaaacagcactggccaaccaaattaaactttttttttccacaagaaccaaaatatacttttctgaaggtgttTGGgctgctgagctcgaatccgcaattGGAAAAATTCTGTTAGACTTccttcttgaaatattaccgttatgaaatgcaaaaaaagttttttttataacggtcaAATTtgtctgacttcagattcgaattcagcacatcAAAGTTTATTTAAGCTTATACAAAATCGTTAATTTAATGAgtggaaaataaacaaaatgaaaaaaatgctctCTGGGTGCACACTTCGCAGTACACAATGTACAGGGTGTCCCatagtcaccgccccaaatgaaaaattttgtattcctgaggtcattttaagtcggaAAAGTTAtgtggtaattttctcgttttcatctcggtttcgagttatgacggtttttatagtttttgcgCTCTTTTCCCttaactggctttatctttgccaaactacgtctgattcgaaacaatttttttacaacctATCAAGAATTTATTTCAGTTTAAGCTTgtcccaaaactttttttctgcggacaagaCAACAGTTTCTgtacaattttgcatcaaaaccaattttcttcattttttaagttgttttttttaactttcatatcattttattaaaaaaaacacgtaaatgagtattaattCTCTTCacttattagctgcgttcctttggaaatatttatctactttttagtacttaaaactactttgaactacttttgctatactgaaaaagtagttcaaagcagctttaagtactaaaaagtagataaatatttccaaaggaacgcagctattattaaagcccagtttattttcttaacaaaaataaggttttttttcataaaaaataaaaaaaaaaataaacaaactgagtgaattaaaaaaaaaatttatttttaaatacaaaacaaattcaaatgaattaaaaactttctcTGAGCtctatctatttgttcttttcttaaccacaatagcacagcaaaagttttcaattcatttgtatttaaaaacatttttttttaacaaaatttcttttaatttgatGGTATAAAATgaaacttatgtcgttttctattgacgaatctcagaatgagatttgtgaatttgacagctgaaagggggggtgaagaggggaaatagtggacaaatctcagatttcatgatctatttgcgtcctgagattcaaaaaaatgacaaaaaaatgaatctgagattcaagaatctgattctggatttttatcaagattcacgcatacaaacacaagCACTTTCACatacactcctctgtttgacatttgtctgaacatttgttgttgttttattttttttatacgcacagatttcgaacacaattacaaaactagatttcatattctatttgcagtggaaaatctgagaattttacacaaaaatctcaaaagtcaatagaaaacgacattatatagtcattcaaaaatcttatcgccagtgataaaagttacagaacagtgGCACTGCAGTGTCACCATGGTGACAAATTATAATACCAAAATCAATTAATCTGACTTCATGTATCTACTTTGTATGGACAGACTGTTTTTGATGGTAATGCAGTTTTCTGTCTGTACAACGAAATGTCATTTAACAgctgatgtttttattttggtttagagttttttttcacttttctttCGTGTTTAATAGAAAAATGACTGACGAAGAGCCGCATAaggtaaaatattattttattgtttttataccatttttctaGTTATTTAAAACACCCAAGTTCTAAACAAATAACTTGACTACCTCTAGAAATAAATAATTCCCTCCGACAAAGCCCAAGTAGTCTgaaactttacaaaaaataacCGGTCAAATAAACGCACAATTTATTGTGAAATTAACCAATAACGCATACATAAATCAAAAttgatatctttttttcttatataatatCACAAATTACTATGTTTAACATCTTCAATGTAAATTCTTATAGAGTGTTATGTTTTTTGGCCGAGATGTCAGCCAAATACCATGCTTTCGAAATTCATTCTTGTATGGCATCGCAGGTGGACTGACAGTGGGTgctttaacatttttgagaacTTCTAGAGCTCAATATTCAACACATGTAGGATTTGGTTCGTTTGTACTTGGAACATTTGGTTATTGGTTTGTTTGCAGGTTCGTgtgatttataaaatttatttgaaatacaacaattattgtaaaactttgaaaatttcagATACCAATGGTCAAAGACAAAGTTTGAGTACCAACAACTTAAAGCAGCTATGAAACAACAAGCGCGCTATGAGGGAACCGATATTGAAAAGAACTTACATGATGCGTAGCAGCAACACAGTTTATAGTAATCTGcttaaaattgattatttttgttGGTTCTAAATGTCGTTTGTTCAATTTAGTTAAATAGTACCTTCTTTACAAAGTAGCATaaactattttattattttaattaatagataaaacattaaaagattaaatattCAAACATTATAATGTGCGTTATTGAATACGACCAAAAATTTCTACTAGCTCCTCGAAAAAATCTACGAGCAGAACCCTAGCTACGATATTAAAATTGTTCTTGGTGATTTTAATGTCAACTGGGAAGAGAATGCATCTTTGGAAATACAATCGGAAAGCGATGCCTACAAGACAACACGTCCGATAATGGATTCAGGCTAGTCGACTTCGTTGCGGGGTAAAATGTTGTCATAGCCAGTAGACGTTTCCCGCATCTCAACATTCATAAAGTTACATGGAAATCTCCAGATCAATGAACTGTCAACCAGATTGGCCATATTGCGATCGACATAAGACAGTCCGAGGAGCCGGCATTGACTCTAACCACTACTTGGTAGTGTATAACCTCTTAAGACTCTTAAGAAGTCCTTCGAGGGAATAAAAGACTTCGTCTAACTAGACCCCGCTAATAACAAATTCAACAACACCACCGATGAAATCAAACGAAGGattactcttgccaaccgctTCAACTTTGTTTTGAGAAGGCAATTAACCAGTAAATCCTGTTTGGAACAACTACGACGTCCTTTAACAAGACTCTTATTACCGCATTGCTGCTATGTTTAAATTAGGGGTCATGGACTTTGACGTGGGCGGATAAAAACTCCTTGGATTGTTTCGAGAGAGAAAAATTCAACGAGAACTGTACGTTTTTTGTACTAATATGTAATAATAtgcaaagacaaaatttcatttgcggATGTCCATTTCTCGTCTAAAGTtcgggtatattaaatgataatttaaaatgaatcgcTTTAAACGACATTTTGAAGATGTACAGTATAATATTAGTTACGTAAGTGatgtaaaattaagaataaattttgaaattaggaataattgactattaagaatatttaactATGGTTAGTATGTGAAAACAAGTTGAAGTGgcattgtttagaatttgttgtgTTCGTTTTGCAAATCATTTTGAAAGTATTTGTTGCTAGGTAATGTTAACTGTCAAacgaccaatttttttttttagaacaatgCCAATTCTATTATTATTCCCAGtcatgtttttattcaaaataaattttctcccatcataaaatttcaaaaattccattttaaataGTTACGAATCGTGACACTTCAAAAGGAGTTTGGTAACGATGTTCagctgtcaaatagttacaaaatgtaactaAACAAAAGACCATAGTTCGATactataaacataaataaactaTGGTAAAATAAATAACGCACCTCTGCCCACTGCCTCATGGCCTCCTCTAGAATTGCCAACcacctttttaaaaattatgcgTCATTCAATGGAtgatttcaatttaaagttaaaataatgttatatttatactaaaaattctattattttcttctttaaacaaattaaagcaAAGCAACTGTCTAAGTaaatatagcaaaaaaaataaaaaaaatgataaaataaagtaaaagatATAgttgtttaagtaaaaaaagaagatttcaacctcttttaaaaacgaaaagaagttgaaactatttattgctttactttgcaaattttcaaattgtgcaaagtttcatttttagttggtgcaactatttgttttgcaaaaaaacatcaaaaattgcaaagtggGGAACTTTTAATTTGTGGTGAAACACTTTGCACTTTGGTTGAGGCCCGAATCTATAATGGATTGTATCCTCGGCTTAGAGCGCTGATGGTCACTCTAAGTAAGTTATACAACATCAGCAGCTGCCAATTAACcaagttaaaaattttcaacttttaccAAAGGCTGCCGACCTACTTTAAACAatggaaataaaacaaaccaaaatatattctttcagaaattttatttatttttaaatcaaactacAAACTAGCAATCATTCATAAACCTTTTCAGTTTAATAAGTTCTTTTTGAATTTAGCACCAACAGCTGTTGTACGCTTTGGCGGAATCCAACGCAAATAAGCCGAATCAATAGTTAATTTAGGCTTTTTAAACTGTGGCAACTGCAAATGTTCAATAACAGTTCTCGGTGTCACACAAATAACATGCTGTCCCTTCCAATACTTGACCATTTTCATCGATTGCAAAGTATATATAATATCATCTTGTGTAATGCCACTCAGCTCACTCAATTCCTTGATACTCTGTGTAGTTGTTCGATTATCCTTCATCAGTTCCAAAAGCGTATAAGCCCAAAAACTCCGATAACTTAATCGACCCAAGTCACTTAAAGGTTTTTCTGGACTGCCAACAACCCCTTCCCGACGTGACAACTCATAACTAAATGCAATCAAAAGTTTGCCATATCCCTTCCTCTGGTACGGAGGCAGAATTAAAATACATGCAACATTATTACTCTCCGGAGATTCTTTTTCCTTGGAAAAATAACCCACAATATGAGCCCCTTTCTTGTCAATTTCACACAAAACATAAAAGTAAAATGGTTCAACGTCATAGTACAAGGTTTTGTGATCTAAGAATAGCTTTGCCATCAGGCACAATGTCTGGCAATAGAGTTTGTGGTCTTTGCCATCAATTTCAAATATGGAAACTGTTCCTTTGCGATAGATCTCATTGCCAGGTGGTTGGCGCTGACTGCATTCGGTTGTGTGATAACGATAAGTCCGTTCTAGTTTCATGTATTTGAGGCAGTATTCGCAAACAAATAGAGTTCCAACTTTTCCGTATTCATCGGGATAAGGACTAAAATACCAAGAATCTATTTCAAACTTACCAATTCGCAGCTTGTCAATGTACTTAACTTTCGTAATGGCTTCGTGTTCTTTTTCTAGAGCTGCAGTTGTAGGATCCATTTCGGCGTAGGTCTTTTGGACGTGATTTATTTCATCGTGTCGTCGCTTTTGATTTCTTGTTACCTTCCTATCGCTGTTCTCTGCTGATGATGGATTCTCAAGAGAAGCTATTTGTTCTTTACTGAGTTGCTGTAAGGTCTTGGCACTGTTGTTAGTGTCAGATGGTGTGGAGCTTTCACCCTTTTCAGCTTCGGTGGCGTCGGTAATGCGATCACGACGGACCCATTCGTCAAGTCGTCTATTTAAACCAACATAATGGACATAGAATTCATTATtggaaaaatcattttcattgcATCTCGATTGAATTATTTGTGCGGGATAGACATCGCCATCCGAACGACGTATCAAGTAGACGTCGCCAGTGCTAATTTCTTTGTTGGCAGAGCTTCTTGTGGTTCTTTCGGTTTGTTTTTCTTGGGATTTATTATCATCAGttgatgtcatttttttttttgaatatattgGTTATGTatggaaaatgtttaataattgtaaattttttagattgaaaataattaacatgCAATGGCggcttttgggttttttgttgtgacttgtgaaatgaaataaattttggacTCGTTCAATTTTGTGATGgcgttttttggatttttgacttTTGTTTTAACTGGCGTGAAGATAGATGCGTTTTGTTATTGCAAATGGATGTATTCAGCTGATTGGgagttaagcctggtacgctgctcgcgctaaattttagctgagataaaattcccatacaagttatcgataacttgtatgggatccattttatctcggctaaaagttatcgataatttgtatgggagctaaaatttagcgcgagcagcgtaccaggctttagagATCATATATATGGCGCCACTGGTAGTCAAAATTAGAACTAAACATATAGTAGCCCTgctccattggaggtggtagtttattactagtagatgttttggttaatctatctcgaacagcgtaccaggctttaagttAAAATGAGCTAAAGGTGTTTCAAATGACAAATTGATGCGCCACTTTTGTGTATGATTTGGTCCCTATTAGGTGTGTTCTTTATTATTCCCGATCACAACTAGTCAACGGAAGCCTGGTACGCAAATCGAGTAatattttagccgagataaaattcccatacaagttatcgataatttgtatgggataatTTTTAGTTCGGATAATTttgttcgataatttgtatgggctaaaatttatctcgaacTGCGTACCAGGCCATAggcaaaaaaatatgattttcagAAATGATACCTGGCATTatagcctagtacgcagatcgcgctaaattttagctcccatacaaattatcgaaaaattttagccgagcttaaaatgatcccatacaaattatcgatagcTTGTGTTATCGATATCTTCCGACTAGCTCCAAGAACCCAATGGAAAATGATTAGATTAAACATCTAGCGCACTGAACGTGACCATCCCTCAGACTCAGAGTGGGTTTACACTCTTCAGTTCTGTCTGGCGTCCTGTCAAAATTTTTACGCATTTCTTTGCATCTGCTTTCtgtttccaattttttcaacttcaaaacaaaagttattacttttattaaattcaaaatagaattttatcattatcttcattttgtttattattaataaaccattaaaaacaaactagaaaaaaaaaatggataataCAGAAGAAATAACTCAACACATTGAGTACACTCGTACAGTTGTGCCTTCAACAATGCGAAGTCCATACTGGAAGTTTTTTGGGTTTCCCTCCGACAACTCAAATAatgttttaacaaaacaaaaaataatatgtacaCTCTGTAATGCAGTTATTGCATACAATAAAAATACATCAAATCTACGAACGCACATAGTTGCGCGTCATCCAGAACTCCTTATTGAGTTGTACAATGAAAAGAAGAAAACCAACGGAACTACAGCAGGACAGCAAAGCCTGTTACAAGGCAAAACTACTACTTTAACAAATGCTGACGAGCCACCAGGAGCTAAGCGTCCCAAAATACAATACGTTATTGGTTGTCTTGATAATGAATCAAATGATAATGAACCTGGCACAAGTGACACCAAATCATTCGATGTGTCCATAATTGAGGATGCCATAATTGAACACAGTAATGACAAGGCCACTGACAATagtgattttgatgatttttcaggTCCAATTACCTCAAACCCAGAATATGGTTTTGAGGAAATAGAAATGAATCATTCTAAAGGGAACATGTCTGTGGACGATTTAAGCTTGGAAGATCAAATTGT
Proteins encoded in this region:
- the LOC129906159 gene encoding histone acetyltransferase KAT8; its protein translation is MTSTDDNKSQEKQTERTTRSSANKEISTGDVYLIRRSDGDVYPAQIIQSRCNENDFSNNEFYVHYVGLNRRLDEWVRRDRITDATEAEKGESSTPSDTNNSAKTLQQLSKEQIASLENPSSAENSDRKVTRNQKRRHDEINHVQKTYAEMDPTTAALEKEHEAITKVKYIDKLRIGKFEIDSWYFSPYPDEYGKVGTLFVCEYCLKYMKLERTYRYHTTECSQRQPPGNEIYRKGTVSIFEIDGKDHKLYCQTLCLMAKLFLDHKTLYYDVEPFYFYVLCEIDKKGAHIVGYFSKEKESPESNNVACILILPPYQRKGYGKLLIAFSYELSRREGVVGSPEKPLSDLGRLSYRSFWAYTLLELMKDNRTTTQSIKELSELSGITQDDIIYTLQSMKMVKYWKGQHVICVTPRTVIEHLQLPQFKKPKLTIDSAYLRWIPPKRTTAVGAKFKKNLLN
- the LOC129905521 gene encoding cytochrome c oxidase assembly protein COX20, mitochondrial gives rise to the protein MFLFWFRVFFHFSFVFNRKMTDEEPHKSVMFFGRDVSQIPCFRNSFLYGIAGGLTVGALTFLRTSRAQYSTHVGFGSFVLGTFGYWFVCRYQWSKTKFEYQQLKAAMKQQARYEGTDIEKNLHDA